The DNA sequence CCCAGGAGGTGAAGACCACCTGGCATCCGATCGAGAAGGGGCCGGGCGGGGGTGGGGGCTATTGAGCCATGCAGCCCCTTACCTGGCCCGACTTCGAAAAGGTCCACCTCTTTGTGGGCACCGTGCTCGCTGCAGAGGACCTGCCCAATGCCCGCAAGCCGGCTTATGTGCTCACGATCGACTTCGGTCCGCACGGGGTGAAGCGCAGCAGCGCACAGATCACCAGGCACTATACCAAGGAGGAATTGATCGGACGCCAGGTGGTGGCGGTGATCAACTTCCCGCCGAAGCAGATCGGCAGCGTGATGAGCGAGTGCCTCGTCACGGGCTTCCCCGACGCGAACGGCGACATCGTGCTCACGGCGGTGGAGCGCCCGCTGCCGAACGGGGCGCGTTTGGCCTGATCAGCGCATTACCTGAAAGCGAGCTGCAGAGGTTCCGACCTTGACGGTGTAGGTGCCGGGTGCCCAGTCCGCAACGTTCACCGTACTGCGATCCTTGTTCAGGGTGCCGGTCGCGACCGGCTTCCCATGGGCATCGAACACCGTGTATGGCTGTGCAGCACCTGCCGTCAAGTGCAGGGTCACCGCATCGCTCGCTGGTGAAGGATGCACGCGCACTTCCTTCGCCTCTTCCCGTGCGAAGATCGCGGTGTTCAGGTCGAAGGCGTAGGTGAAGATGGTCTGATAGGCGAAGGCGCTGCCACCCTGCCGGTTGGCCACCAGATGGAGGAACCCACCGTCGTAATGCATACCCTGCGGCCGCTGGTCGTTGTCGATGGGCGTGTCCGGCAGCTCGATCCAGCCCAGGTCCTGCTCGTTGGAGAGGTCGTATGCGTAAATGCGTTCCTGGTCGCCGTTCAGGTTGTCCGTGACATAGAGGAGCGTGTCGCCCTTGAGCGCGATGCCGTAGGGTTGTTCGCCCTGGAGCGGCACGGTATCCATCGGGGCGGGGTCGCCCGGCACCCACTTGTAGGCGTAGGCGAACGGATAGGTGTTGAAGTCGGGGAAGTACATGGTGTACCACACGGCATTGCCATCGGCCTCCAGGTCGCCGATGCCGGAGGAGGGGCCGCCGATGACGTTCGGGAAGGTCCAGGAGCCCAGCAGGTCGCCTGCCAGGTCGATCTCGTAGAGGCCGGCGCCGTTGGTGGTGTAGTCCTCGGCGATGAGGTACGAGGTGGGACGGCGGATCAGGCCGTGGTTGAAGTTGAAGGGGGTGGTGAGCTCCCCGAGGATGACCCCGTTGTGGTCGCTGAAGCGGATGTTCCCCGTGAGGTCGCTGCCCAGGAAGATGGTGTCCGTGGTGACATGGATGCCCCAGACGCCGGTGCCCTGGCCGGGGTAGGGGATGCTGTCGACCAGCACCTGGCCCCGAGCGATCGGCAACAGGAGGAAGAGAGGGAACGTGAGGATGAGCGGACGTAGCATGATCGATGGAGTGGAACGTGAAGGTAGCCAGTTCGCTCATGCACAGATCCCGAACCCTGTTCGGGCGGTCGGCGTATACCGCGCACACGACCGGTACACGAAGCCATGATCCGTTCCTTCCTCACGCTCACCTGCAGCATCACGCTGCTGCACCTGCATGCCCAGGTGCCGGCGAACGGCCGCCGCATCGGCTACCTGATGAACACGGCCGAGGACGGGAACATGGGCGCGGCCCTGGGTCTGGCGGAGGCGGCCTGTGTGGAAGGCGCGCACAAGACCATCCTGTGGTCCGCCGTTCAGCCGGCCATCGGGACCTGGGATGCGGGGCAGCTGATGGCCCTGGACATGCTGAACCTGCAGTCGGCGGTGCAGAGTGTGCCGCGCTCGCTGCAGATCGCCGTCACCAACACGGCGCGCAACGAGGTGCCGGCCGAACTGAACGGGTATCCCTACGACCATCCCGCCATGGTGGCGGCGTTCACGGTCTTTCTGGACACGCTCTTCGCCCACATTCCCGACATGCCCCTGGTGTACCTGAACATCGGCATGGAGAGCGACATCATGTGGGGCGGCGAAGCGTTGCAGTACCAGCGGTTCGGAGCCTTCCTGGCGCAGGTGATCCCGCACGCGAAACAGCGGTACCAGGCCCTGCACGGCACGGACCTGAGCGTGGGCACCACCATGACGTGGGCGGGCCTCACCAACCCGGTGAGCGCTACGCTGTGCCAGGGGCTGAACGCACCGCTCGACCACATCAGCCTCACGTACTATGGCGTGGTGTTCGGGTTCACGGTGAAGCCGCCCGCCCAGGTGATCGCGGACTTCGATGCCCTGATGACCCTGTACCCAGGGACCAAGCCGGTGATGGTGCAGGAGTGCGGTTACCCGACGAGCCCGTTCAACGCGAGCAGCGAAGCGTTGCAGAGCGAGTTCATCAGCGCGATGTTCACGGCGTGGGACGACCACTGGAACCGGATCCCCTACCTCTCGGTGAGCATGTTGACGGATGTGGACAGCACCACGGCCCTGGACCTGGCGGCTTACTATGGCCTGACCACCACGCCGTACGTGGAGTTCCACCGCACGCTGGGCTTGCGCACGTGGCCGGGGAGCGGCGCGTTGAAGCCGGCCTACGAGACGCTGCTGTGCGAGCTGCGCGATCGCGGTTTCTGCACCACCACATGCACGGCCTCGCTGCCGGAGGTGCCCGACGCGGACGAGCCGCTGTTCCACCTGATCCTGGACCGTACGGCCGGTACGGTGCGCGTGCAGGTGGAGCGCGGTCCTGTGCGCCGGGTGTCGGTGCACGCCGTTGACGGGCGCATGGTGGCCCGGGGTCGCAGCGGGGAACCGCTGTCGATCGAGGGCCTCTCGCCGGGCGTGCATGTGCTGCGCGTGGAGGGGCTGGGGGCGCGCCGGTTCGTGCTCGACTGAGCCGATCGCCGTTCTTCGCGGCATGGAGCTGGGACCGATGTGGGAAAGCCTGGGGCTGCCGGGCCTGTTCCTGGCAAGCTTCCTGGCGGCCACCATCCTGCCCTTCAGCAGTGAGGCGCTGCTGGCGGCCATGGCGTTGGGCC is a window from the Flavobacteriales bacterium genome containing:
- a CDS encoding tRNA-binding protein, which produces MQPLTWPDFEKVHLFVGTVLAAEDLPNARKPAYVLTIDFGPHGVKRSSAQITRHYTKEELIGRQVVAVINFPPKQIGSVMSECLVTGFPDANGDIVLTAVERPLPNGARLA
- a CDS encoding T9SS type A sorting domain-containing protein, translated to MLRPLILTFPLFLLLPIARGQVLVDSIPYPGQGTGVWGIHVTTDTIFLGSDLTGNIRFSDHNGVILGELTTPFNFNHGLIRRPTSYLIAEDYTTNGAGLYEIDLAGDLLGSWTFPNVIGGPSSGIGDLEADGNAVWYTMYFPDFNTYPFAYAYKWVPGDPAPMDTVPLQGEQPYGIALKGDTLLYVTDNLNGDQERIYAYDLSNEQDLGWIELPDTPIDNDQRPQGMHYDGGFLHLVANRQGGSAFAYQTIFTYAFDLNTAIFAREEAKEVRVHPSPASDAVTLHLTAGAAQPYTVFDAHGKPVATGTLNKDRSTVNVADWAPGTYTVKVGTSAARFQVMR